Genomic DNA from Gimesia aquarii:
CCGGGAATTTCTTCCTGAGGAGTTTTGGCTCCCTGTGCGATCCAGGTTTTGATCAAGGCGATTTCATGCGCAGAGAGCCTGGAACCTTCTTCGGGAGGCGGCATCTGCTCGTCTTCTTGAGCCATGATACGTTGTAAGAGCAGGCTCTGGTCTGGTTTGCTGGGGTGAAGGACTGCGCCGCTATCGCCCCCATTCAGCATAAGCTCACGTGTTTCCAAACGCAGTTCTGCTTCCTGCTTGAGGGCACTATGGCATGCATAGCACTTCTCTGCAAAGATCGGTTTGATCTCCTTCAGGTAATCAACGTTTTCAGCTCCGGTGAGGCATTGCGGAGAGAAGACGCCCCATAACAAGGTTCCAAAAACAAACCTGCAACAAATTGTTTTAGAATTCCATCGTATCATACCTAAATATGTACCAACGAATTGAAAGTGTGGTAAGTCCGTACTTCTAATTTTTATATATTATATATATCTTTCTTTGTATATTTTATACAAAATAGGACAAGTTTCACTCATAATTGTGCTAGTCCGTAAAATTAGTAACGATTTCAATTGGTATCAGGGTGTAATTTGGTAGGCTCAAGCGTTGAGACTAAGTTTAGCAATGGCTATGACTTTCCAGACGAATGTAAGCCTTGAAGTCCTATTTGATCACGTCTACCATTGCCATTCAGATCAGATAGGACCAAAGACTGGAATTTTCGTAAGTTATGGCTGGTTTTATGATCCGATTGAGAGGCAATTGCGTTTAACATAACGCAGATTCATTATGAGAGACCATGTTGTGCTTTGTAAGCAGTTAATTGAACCAGCGATTACAGATAAGGGATTCGATCATGGCCGATGATTCCAAAAGTGGTGGTGATTTGGAAAAAGACCAACGTTCACAAGAAGATGCGCCTCCTTCCAGCATCTATTTAATTTCGTATCCCAAAATTGTATTTCTCTATCCCACATTCCTTGTCGCAGTTGTCGTGGCGATTTTCATGTCGATTGCTGGTGAGTCTGCGCAGATTGGTGGCAATCGAGAGCACATGGCCGAAGTGATGTCGCTGATCTTTCTGGGAGTCTTCGGCTTAAACCTGACAGTTCTTGCTTTCGATTTCCCACGAACCACCTCGTTGACTCTTTTCTTTCTGGGAGCGGCGCTCTTTATGGGGGCTTGGATGCTGTTGCGGTTCAATCCTGATATCGTTCCTACGATTACTGGTCTTCTGAAAGGATTACGGCCCTGGGCTAATTCCCAAATGTATTGGCTGTTTGCCGGCATACTGGGTTTGATTTTCATTGGTGTGGCGATCAGTGTTCGTTTTGATTACTGGGAAGTGAAAGGGAACGAGTTGCTCCATCACCACGGTTTCTTGAGTGATCTGGAGCGATTTGCCGCACCGAATTTGAAAATTGATAAGGAGATTAGCGATATCTTTGAGTATCTTCTGTTGCGATCAGGTCGATTGGTATTACATCCCAGGAATGAGCCTCGGGCAATCGTACTTGACAACGTCCCATTCATTTCCCGTAAGGAAAAACAAATCACTCGTATGCTGGGAGCGCTACAGGTTCAGGTACGACCAGATAATCACTAGCGATTTCGATACTGAACCTTTCCCCAAGTCAATGTGTCGCCATTTGACTTGAAGCAACGTTGTTTTAAGTGCAAGCAATTTCTGTTTATCATTCATAGAAATCAACGGGTCATCGTCTGCTTGATGTTTTTTAGGCGCGTGAGGTTTTGAGTCATGGGTAAAAAAGGGAAAAAGAGTGCTTCGAAAGAAGATCCCAACTCGAGGACCGTTTGCCAGAACCGTAAAGCGCGTCATAACTATGAAATCCTGGATACACTTGACTGTGGAATTGTTCTGGCAGGTAGCGAAGTCAAAAGTATTCGCGCGAACAAGATTTCGATTGAAGAAGCATTTGCTCGCATGAAAGATGGTGAAGTCTGGTTATACAATTGTGATATTGCCCTCTATCCACAAGCCAATACGATGAATCACCAGACCAGACGGCCTCGCAAGTTGTTGATGAAAAAAGCCGAAATCAAGAAATTTGCAGAGCGTGGCGAACATACCAGTTTGACGCTCATACCACTAACGGTTTACTTCACACGTGGTTTGGTCAAAGTGAAGCTGGGAATCGCCAAAGGACGCAAACTGCACGACAAACGTGAGAAACTGAAAAAAGATTCAGCTCGTATGGATATCCAACGTGCGATACGTGCCCGTAATAATTAAGGCCCTCTGAAAGTTTTTCAAAGGGCCTTAACGCTTTCTCTAAACTGTTATAAATGTCTTATTTATTGGCTGATTTCGGGTCTGTATATAGCCTGAGATGAATTAAGTCACCTTTTTGGGCTGGACTACCTGGTTTAGGCAGTTGCTCATAGACATGATAGATTTTCTTAGCTTCATTTGCAGGTTGGCCTGCATGAACCTTTGAGTCAAATCCCATTTGTTTCAACATTTTTTGTGCGGATTTGTAGTCCCTCCCAATCATAGAAGGCACTTTAAATGCCGCCATTTGCTGAACTGGCTTTTGAACATTCTTGTTTTCAGCCGCTGCGATGACTTTGCCCTGCAGTTGATAGTCATCAAGGTCGGGACGAAAGGGATCTTTGTCTCTGCCTAATATACCGTCAATGAATCCTCGATTTTTATTCGCGACGACATCCTTAAATCGATAGACTGTCGACTGGTTTCCACCAGGGTGAATCAGTTGCACCGCACCTGGTATATAAGTCTTCGGGTTGAGTAAGACTTTTGCTTCACTGTAATTGGCGGCATCAGCGGGCCGCCGAGGTTTCACAGCAATGATGATCTGTTGTGGCGTATTCACGAGAAGTTTTAAAAAGTATCGTTTTTTGGCAGTTGCTGCCGGCATTCCAAATAGAAAAGGCAACGGTCCTTCCATAATGTTGGCACCACGTCGATTGAGGGGAATAGGAAAGACTTCATACGTTTTTTTTTCTTCATCAATTGAAAAGATACGTTTTCCATCACAGACCCAGCGCTCATCTTCTCCTGGTTTCAGTTGAAAAGGTTTGCCTTGCGCATTGCGTTTATCACTGACCTGGCCTTTTTTAATCTCCATCCCCGTAATCTCGATCGCACCTTTATCGGGGTGCTCATAATAAAATTTGCCTTCGGATCTCTTTTCTAACTGAAAGACGTCGTCATACCAGAGGCGTACATGATTTCCTTGCAGTTTTTGAATCTTCTTCGATTCGGTTTCCCATTGTTTTAGAATTTGCTCCAGTTCAGGCGGTAATGGTTCTATCTTAAGAACGGCATTGGCTGGATTAGGACGTTGTTTACGTTGTGCCAACAATTCATTGTTCATCAGTAACAGAATCAATGTAGTACAACAGGTAAAAATAAGAGCACTTTGATGTAAAACAAGTTTCGACTTCATTTTGTTATCCAAATCCTTCCCTGAATTGCCGGTCTGGCTGATCGGCGTGCCAGTGAAACTGGCGAGTGGCCCGATATCTATTAGCAATCCGTGCTATTGAAGAAGATAGGTTTTCTAGTAAGTGTGGGGGTGAATTTCGTGGCTGTGATTTCTGAAATGATGTGCGACCAAATACGGTCGGAGTGTAGCAGTTATCGTAATTTCTGACTATCCATTTTTGTAAATCTAATTACCAGGGCATTTCCATTAATTGAACAATTTGATTGGCCAAACTATCGGTAGCAGTCTTAGTCGCGGTAGCCAGAGATTGCCCCACTTCCGGGGCAAAGGAGGCTGCCGAGACCAATGATACAACATCAGCAGTGATCGGAACTTGTTGCTGCGATAAAATTTTACCACTTCGCATATCTTCCCAGGTTACCTCAACGACAAATTGTAAATTTAAGTTGCGAGGATCATCAAATTGAGTTGTGCCTAAGACACTTTTGTTAATTTGTTTAATCGTACCCGTAAGTCGAGTATCAGCTTCAGCCCCTTTTGCCAGTCGAAATGGCGTGCGTGACTGAATTTTTTGCTGAACGGCTTCCGTTAACTGGTATTCAAATCCTCGGCGAAACGTCTTATTTTCAAAAATTGGTACATAAACCGTTTGTACGTCAGGCTGATAAGAATTGCCTACTGTATACCCACAGCCTGTCAGATCGATTGACAGCAGAGATAGCAGCAACAAATTGAGCACAAAACGTTTCATAAATATTTTCGATAGATAACAGACATTCCGCCAAGAAATGATAAGTGATTAGAGTTTTATTTTTGCTGGTTTCGAATCTTCTTCGATGGGAATTCTCCTGATTGGCTCGTCAAGCTCATCTAATCTCAAACGAGCCGGTGGTTCCAGTTCCTGATTTGTTGCAGGAGCTCTAGCTGACTTTGGTGGAGTGGGCGGCGTATTTCCAAATGAAGGTAAGCTTGGTACAAGTGATCTTTTAGGTTCTGGCTGCTGTTGAACCATTTTCTTTGGTGTTGCGTAGTTCGCCCAGAGGTGGTTGGTATTTTCCTCACCAAGTTCTGACAATAACTCACGGGCCTCGTTAGCAAAGCTGGAAGTCGGATACTTTTCGATCAGTAAGTTGCAATAAATGGCGGCTGACTTTGGCTTACCTCGACGCATCCAATATTGAACCGTTTCCCAATCTCGCTTTGCCTTCGCTTTTTCAATTTTTTTCAACTCTTCTTTGAGTCTTGCTCGTTCTGATTCAGGAAAGAGACGGAGAGTTGTCTCTTTGAGCTCACCTGCATCATTCAAAACGGTAGAATCATATTGAGGACCCTGGTACGACATCAGTTTCACGTGGGTTCCCAGCATGAACGCATCTTTAAGATGAGGACTTTTGGGATATTCTTCACGTAGTAGACTAAACGTACGGTCGGCGTCCATATAACGCCCTTTTTTCAGATAATAGCTGGCGGTAAGCATTAATGAATCATCAGCGAGAGGACCTGTCGGATCATGGAGCCAAATGGATTTGAGTGCTTCCAATGCGCGGTTCTCTGTATCGAACACGGGACGCGTACGATCAAAGAAATTAGGAACCAGAGCCCAGCGTGATTCTCTTTGTTTGCCATCACTGGGAATTTCAGGAGTTTCTGAACCAGGATCTTCTAAATTGACCTGTTGAATATCGTTACCAGTAACGATCGATGGTTCCTGCAACCAGTATCGGGCGATATGAAACAATCGTTTTGTGGTTTGGTCTAAGTGGCGTGTGGAAGGAAAATCAATCAAAAGTTGATCATATCCATCTTGTGCCCATGAGTATTTTTTTTGTGCAAACTGAGATTCTGCCACCATGAACTGGGCATCCTCTCGGATCGGATCATTTTTGTATTTCTTCACAATGGCTTTGAATTCTTTCTCAGCCGCCTTATATTCCTTTGCCTGGAATTTTTCGTTTGCCAGCTTGAATTCTCGTGCGCCTAATGCCGGCTCGATGAATGTTGAATCTTTTTTCTTTTTCCAGAGTGCGGTCTGCATCACTCGTTGCATTGGACCGCGAATTCCATCAATCGAAGGATTATCAGTTGCACTTTTTTTGGACCAGGGAGGTTTCCAGGCTGCGAAATCGGAGGATCGATCACCAAACATCGTACAGCCAGAGATCAACCCACATAGCATGAGTGCAACACAAAGGCGTATTGCAGGCTGCACGCATCGAAATAGGTAATTTAATTGGTATATGGACATGGTCGTCATCCCTGACTTCCACCAGAGGGAAATGAATTGTTTGTTTATAGTTGCAGGTAGGGTGCCATTTTAGGACGACGACCCAGGATATGAGACATGGTTGTTGATAGCAATTGTCTGATCTCTCGTTGTTGCTGGAGTGATAAGTTCAATCGCTGGGAAAGTAGTGTATTCTCGACTGTTAGTTTTTGTAAGATTGTAATTGTACCACGGGAAACCCGGACTTTTCCGTGTCGCTGTTGCTCGCAATGCTGGCAATACAAGCCCCCGTTATTTGCGTCATAGAGATACGATTCCAATTGTCCCAGTTCTTGACTGCAGCCGGTACAGTACTGGAACTGAGGAAGCTGGCCGATCTCTTCTAATATAGTTAACTCAAAAATAATTAACGATTTCTGATAATCATCATGTTCTTGCAAGTGTTGTAATACGACACATGCTGCATCAAACAGCTCTGGATGTGGATCATATTCCTCAGTGAGAGCGTCTAATAACTCCGCAATGTAATACCCCACATACAAGTTGGAAAGATTTCCAGGATAAGGACGAAAACGATTCACCAGTTGGGCTTCGGTCAAAAGATCGAGACCACCGGAGGATTTTCGGATGAAGACTATCCGACATGTGGCTAACAAGTCAATAGCAGCCTCGAACGAGCTTTTTAATCTTTTTGCACCTTTTGCCAACGACGTAATTTTTCCAAAGTCCCTGGTGAACCAGGTAATGACTTTGCTGGACTCACTAAAGTCGGCCAGTCGAATAATCAAACCTTCGGTTTTTTCGTTGGACATTGATGAGGTCAGGCTATATTACCAGGTTTAGTTGGTCGTACGATAATTATGAAACTCTGAATCGCTGTCTCTGCGAATTCAGTTTCTCAAATTCCGATTTCTTCTTGAATCTTTGATTTTAGAAGCGCACCCTCTACGCTGAAAAGGAGAAATGAGGGGGGAATCATGATTTACGCTTACAAAAATAAAAAGCCTGCGACTAAATCGCAGGCTTTTTTGTTGTAAAAAATACAACTAGCGCTCAAATGGTGACATACTTTCAGAAGAGAGTATGGCAAAAATTTCGGCCCGAAGTCATTTAACCGATTATGTGTCTTTCACCGGAAAGGTCAAATCATCCAAGTGACGGACTTTAGAAAACATCGAGCTTAAAGTGATTTCCTTTGTGATAAGGTCGATCACTGGGATAAAAATTATGCCAGTTCTGATTGTAAACCGGAATTCTCATACTTTCCGGATAGCGATAATACAGGTTGTCATAGCTCCCCTGTGGTCTTTGGAAGTTTTGGGGATAATAGACATAGGGATAATAGTAAAATCGTTTCCAGTCTGCGGGTTGTCCTCGACCAGCTGCCATTGCATCAGAAGATGAAAAAGTAGACGTGGCCAACCCAACCACAAACAGGAACAAACCTGCGAGCATGAGACGCCGCACCATCATAGTTCTCTCCTTGCCAGTCAGTAGAATAAAGGAATCAACCCGGGATAGGTTGAGATTGATTTTGTACGAAAGGAATCCTGAGAGATTCAGTATTCCGCTTTATTCATCGACCTGATCGAGGGTGCTACAACAGGATAATTCTGCACAAACCGATTAATCGTCTCAATTAAAACTGTACAAATTTATCGAATAGAGATTATAGAGGATAACGTTTGAAGCTGTCTAAACGAGTCGGGCTGTAGAGATTCCTTCCATAATCCAACGATTCAAAAACGTCAGCAAAACCGTTTTGTCGTTTAGATCAGGCTGAAAAGAATTCAGGAGATGAGTTTCCGCACCCGTTGTTTCCCACATACGAGTAACTCTCTGGGGCGAAAATTGGTCCTTGGAATTGTGAGTGATATTTTGGTCGAGAAGAATCCGATTCCCTTTCAAGTTACAAGGAGCCTCGCTTCGGAAATCACTTTTATTGAACTGCCCATTGAGTAAAGCCGCTCCTGTATAGAAATGGGGGGCTCCTATGAGTAGTTTTGTGGCGACAGAACAGCCTGTGCCAGTTCCAGCCAGATAAATTCGTCCTGTGTGGATGTTAAGAATTTTTTGCAGTTCGCGGACTGTGTTTTGGACATGCTTACCAAACTGCTTCACAAACAGGTGACTGTCGGGCCAGTGATAGCCATTAGTGGGTGCAGCAGGGTCAACTGCGGGGGCACGAAATGAGAGCCCTAAATAATTTCGGAAACTGATTTGCGGCATGATTTCATGCAGATCCTGTTCAGAACCGCCATCAGGATGTAACCAGATGACTAAAGGGTAGGCATATCCAGGCTCGTAATGTTCTGGACGAAACAGGGCGACATGCTTAATCGGTAACCTGACTACCACATTCGACTGATTGTCATTTTCAGACATTCTGTCTACAGGAAGAGGAGGCGTGAATGCGACTCTCTCTCCATTGAACACATATTTAATCCATTTAAGACGTTGCGCATAATCCATTGTCATTTTACTTTCAGTAAGTCAGTGTAGAGGAGTCTTAAATGTGGGGGAGTAACAGTAGTTTATTCCTGAGCAAGTTGAACTTTTGTGTGTGGATTTGGGGTTTTTGGTGGAATGGATCCATATACAGGGAGATCAACGGCAGCAGCCACTTCGCTCATGGGGAAGTATTTTCCGGGACAGGCTGTTGCTTTGACATCGCGGTGCCCTTGTACGTTTTCACTGGAAATGTGATATTCGGTTTTTAGAACTCCAACCAGTTTCTTAACGGCTGCCAATTGTGCTTCCGTAGGAGGTTCATTTTCGAAATTTCCTACCAGACAAACGCCAATCCCTTTCTGATTGTATTCATTATTTCCGGCATGCGCACCATGCATCTGCTCGCGCCAGCGGAATGTCGATTCAATTGCACCATCGGGCATGCCGTTCCCATTTCCAATGACGAAGTGATAGCCGATGCCCAGCCAAGCATTGCCGGACTTATCTTTTTTCTTGCTATGAAGCTCGTGAATACTTTCAACGCTTCCAGTTGATGAAGCGGTGTGATGAATTACGATATATTCCCAGTCACGTGTTTCAACTTCAGGTTTCCAGGGATTTTGTGGTTCAAGTGCCATTGTTGGTGGTGTGATAAACAACGGCGTATTGGGAGCTGGTTTGGAAACCTGAGCTGGATATTGAGGTTGTTGAGCAGGTCCGTTAATGGTCACAGGAGGCAAGGATGTTTGCTGGGTACATCCTGCGATCTCTAAGGCCGGCAACATTGCAACGCAACACATTATGATGCCCTTCAAAATGCTGCCCTCCCTGACAACCAATGTGCTTATCAATTCGTTTGAAGTATAAAGAAATCAATAAAATCATTCTGCTAAGTAATTTTCTAAGTCGGGACTGTAATTCCGAGCGTATTTTGTGTCAATGCGGGGAGTGTTGGTGGTTTATGCTGTGGTTCTTTGAAATGGAAAAGGCAGCCTGAATCAAAAGATTCAACGATCTAAAGTCTCTAAATTAGCAACAAAAAGTGCATGTAATTTCTTCTCACATGCCTCAAATTACCTATATTGCGCAACAGACACGATTTTGATGAAAAATAGAGCTCTTTATAGATGAGACTGAATCTAAGCCTTAGTAAAGTCGAGAGCTCTCTACAAATTTGAGGAGAAAAGATTTGGTATTGTTATCAACACAGACCATTGAGCTAAAACAAGAGGAATTTCCGCAATTTAGCGGTCTCATGCATGAGAGACGTCAATAAAGAAACCAGATGCCATCCAGTGTCTGAACCAGACATGGAGTTTTGCATCCAACTGATCTGGTTCCATGAGGCCTGACTCAGCAAATTGAGTGATCGTATCTCCTACTTTTAAGCCTTGATTGAGCTTTGATAACAGGAAGTATTCCGACTGAGAAACAGATTCCCGACGGACAATAAATTTTCTGCGTGTAATCGCGAGATAGGTGATTTGCTGTTCTGGAATTGGAGGTGAATTTCCCTGTCGTGCGCTGGAAATATACTCGTGAACGGGAAACTGAAATTGGAGTAAACGAAAACAGGGAGCCATTTGAAGGCAAACTTCAGGCCAGGCTTCTGGCTCTATCGAATTTAAAGCCTCTGCAGTGAGTGGCGTTACTCTTTCGATGCCCGGGCCATCAAATACTTCGCTATAAATACGTTCCAACACGGCGATTTCAATCAAAAAGTCGGTCCAGTTGAATTCATCGTCCTCGGAAATTGGCTTGGTTTCTCTTAAAAACTGAGGAAAATGAGCTCCCAATTCACTGAGCGTATAACTGGTTGGTGGGTATTTCTGAAGGAACTCCATCGAGAAGGCACCAAAGGCCGTTTTTCCCATCGCACAAACCAGAGCGGGAAATTCTTCGCTTAAGCATTCCAGTAGACGAGCATAATACGCATTGGCATAGATACCCATCCGCTCCAGACTAGTCAGTTGGGTGGAAGCGGTAATCACTGTTTCCAGCTCATTACTTTCCAATGGAATCTTACTTTGTGCCTCTTCAGAAGCGATGCCAGCTTCGACACCAGTCGGCCAACTGATAACGGTTTGCATCCAATGTTGAATTTGATCCAGATTGCGTGATTCGTTGCTCATTCCACTTCAGCCGTAATGAATGATGCCGGGTGAGGGATCGCCTTTGAGGTTGTGTTCGTAACCATTTCTTCTGTACTTTCTTTTTCGAAGGAGCTCAAATTCTCATCCATGTAATTTTTGGCTTTCAGAACTTCCTCGTGCACAACAGGAAATGGTGGAATATCGGCATCCCACTCTAACAAAGTAGAAACTCCTCCGGTTCTCTGGTGTAATAACTGAAATAACTCCCAGACGGGATCAATTACCTTGCCGTCATGTGTATCAATTAAGTGGGTCCCACAGTTGGTATGTCCTGCCAGGTGGCATTGTACAACTCGTTTCGCGGGAACTGCTTCTATATATTTTACAGGATCAAATTCATGATTCACACTGGAGACATACACATTATTCACATCGAGCAATAAGCCACATTCCGCTTCTTCTGCCATCCGGCAAACAAATTCAGACTCACTCATCGTTGAGTCTTTAAATTCCAGATAACTACTAGGATTTTCCAGAACGAGCGGACGTTCCAAAATTTCCTGAACAGTTCGAATTCGTTTAACGAGATGTGAAAGTGTACTTTCATTGTAAGGTATTGGCAGCAGATCATGTGTATTGCGTCCTGCAACGCCAGTCCAACAGACGTGGTCTGAGATCCAGTGTGCGTTCACTGATTCGGCTAGAGATTTCAGTTTTTTCAGGTAATCGCGATTGAGAGGATCGGTGCTTCCAATTGAAAGTGAGACACCGTGCATCACAATAGGATAACGTTCTGCGATCTGCTCCAGCACAGCCCGCGGTCTTCCCCCAGAGTCCATGAAATTTTCTGAGATGATCTCAAACCAGTCTACTTCGGGCTGGTGTTCCAGTATATGGGCGAAGTGTACGGTACGCAGTCCGACTCCCAAGCCCAAATTTTCGTGTCCTAGACGTGGTTTTAACATATGTCCTCACTCCGACTTTCAGTAAGGGGACTCTTATCCGAATCGAAAAAGTTTGCTAATGCGTGCTTGTAACAAAAGCAGGCTCCAGACCAACTAAATTGATCAAGGAGCCTGTTTTATTATAGCAAAATCGAAACTTATTTTTTGGGAGCAGGGGCAGGACCAACTTTTTTGCCAGCTTTTTCCATGGCTTTTTCGAATTCAGCACGGGCCAATTTCCATGCTTCTGGCATCAATGGCACACTGCAGCTTCCTTTTCCTTTACAGGAATTCATGCCAGGGTTAGAAGCACAGCCACCTTGGCCTTTACATTCGTTGGAGCCTTTACATGCATGTTCTGCAACAGAGGCACAAGCTCCGAGACCAGCACAATCATTTTCCACACCGGCATGGGTTCCTTTGCAAGTGTTTAAACCACGACAGACATGTGGTTCACTCATCAGTAGACTCACATCTTTGGAATCCTTGTCATCAGCACCATGATCGTGATCATCTTTGTCATCCCGGGTGGTACTACCAGCTTCTTCACCAGCAGCTGGTGTTTCTGAAGCAGCAGGTTGCTCTGGTGCTTTTTGCTGACAGCCAGTCATTGAGCCTGCTACCATGCCACCAAATGCAGCAAATGTCAGTCGATTAAAATCGCGTCGATTGAGTTCAGGGCGTTTCATGGATTTCCTCATTGTTTTATGTTGGGGTGATGCAAGTTCATACAATGAACTCAAAGTAGAAAGGTCTGCTCTTTTGTTCTGTGAGTTATCTCACATTTTCTGCAAAATTTAAACGGCGGATGATTGAATTCGCTAAAAATTTCCATTTCTTTTTTGATGCAAATTTTTTCTTAACTCAGCTGTTTTAACGTATTTCATAATAGAACTATCTCTGCAACAGAACAGCATTCTGAGAAGTTGTGTGTTAGCTCACAGGATCGTATTGCTCGAATCTCGATATAAAAGGTAGAGGCACACAGCCTCTCAATGGAATGAGTAAGACAAGATCCAGAACCTCCAATCAAACACTTCGCAGCACAAATCATACATGTACCCGAAACAACACTGATTCTTCTTGTTAACAGAACAAGAATTTTAATTGGAGAAGAATGTCAGCAATCACATGAGATGCTTTTTGTATGTCACGGCCCAGGATATTTGCCTTTTAAAATCAACTTGATTGCTTCATTTGACGTAAGAAAGAAAGGCTCCAATCGAATTTGCATTTACGGTCATTGATTTATTCAGAAGAAAAGGCTGTATGTTCTGATTCGATAAGAGGCATTACTAAAATTACATGCGATTTCAAATCAGACTGGTTTGCGTCAATCAATTGTTTGCTGGTTTTACCTCCAAAAAATCATAAATAGTAATTTGCAACTCGAGGTGGTACTTCGGCTTTGAGTTCAGTGAGTCGCGCTGTTGAATGTCAACCCTTTCAGAGTTCAGCACGTGCCTGCGTTAATTCAGGAGTTTTAGCTAGTTTATGGGAAGGTCACTTTTCATTATGTTTTACTAACCGTTACAAGTCTCATATCAATTACAAAAATATGAACCAGAACATTCCTGTTAATTGAATAAACCATCAAATCTATCCGATATGTAAAACCGTGTAGGACTTCTGGGCCTGTTTTAAAAGGGGTTTTATTGTGCGTGTACCAAGTTTAATCGCTGTAACACTCAGCTTCATACTCATAACATTTTTCACCCAGTATGTTCAGGGTGAAGAAATCAAGTGGCAAACCAATTTAAAACGAGCTGCCCAACAGGCTCGTGTTGAAGAAAAAGCCATGCTTATTCAAATTGGAGCATCTTGGTGTGGGTTTTGTCACAAGATGGAGAGAGAGACTTATCGGAATCAGAAAGTGATAAAACATGTCAATTCCTGTTTTATTCCGATTCGAGTCGATGCTGACCAAAATACAGAATTAGTTGAAGCCATCGGTGTAGCAGGGCTACCAACGACTGTTATCATTACGCCTCAACTAAAAATTGTGAAGAAGATTTCTGGCTATGTTGCTGCTGGAGAAATGACAGGGCATCTCAACAAAGTATGTCTTGTTAACCATGAACGTAAAGTACCAGTTCGTACCACCGAAAAGATTCAGAAAATGAGTCAGAATCAGGTGGTCTCTCAATTTGCATTCAAGAATGTTTGCCTGGTGAGTATGCTGGATGATCAACGGCTTGTTGAAGGTATCCCAAATTTTACTTCTGAATATAAGCAACGGAAGGTTTGTTTTGCTTCCGCAGCGAACAAAAAGAAGTTCGACTCAAATCCGGATCGATACTGGCCTGCGTTTGAAGGAAACTGCCGCGTTTCACAATTGGAAAAAAGTCAATTAGTGGAAGGTGATCCGCATGTCGGTGGTGTGTATCGAGAGAAACTCGTTTTTTTCACTTCTGCTGATCAGCGAGATCGGTTTTCCGCCAACCCGGCAGGATATCTCTTACACCCATAGTACAAAAAACACCTGACAGCAATTCCTCTTCTTAGGTTGGAAGGGAGAGGAACAATGTCGCTGCCAGGTGTAGTTCTAAAAATCACTAAATTCAGCCTGTTGGTTTTGAGTCAGCAGGCTGATTTTTTTGTAGGTTACTGAATCTTTTCAATCGACTGTGGCTCGAGCCAGACAAACTTGCCGTGATTCGCAATTTGTTTCCCTTTCACACTCACTTTCACGCTTTGGAACCGGCTCTTATAAAGATCAGGATGCGAAGCATGTGCTCCTTCGATCACATAGACTTTTCCATCGTTACTCTTAATTGCGAGTCCTAGCTC
This window encodes:
- the bufB gene encoding MNIO family bufferin maturase, with amino-acid sequence MLKPRLGHENLGLGVGLRTVHFAHILEHQPEVDWFEIISENFMDSGGRPRAVLEQIAERYPIVMHGVSLSIGSTDPLNRDYLKKLKSLAESVNAHWISDHVCWTGVAGRNTHDLLPIPYNESTLSHLVKRIRTVQEILERPLVLENPSSYLEFKDSTMSESEFVCRMAEEAECGLLLDVNNVYVSSVNHEFDPVKYIEAVPAKRVVQCHLAGHTNCGTHLIDTHDGKVIDPVWELFQLLHQRTGGVSTLLEWDADIPPFPVVHEEVLKAKNYMDENLSSFEKESTEEMVTNTTSKAIPHPASFITAEVE
- a CDS encoding peptidoglycan recognition protein family protein, producing MCCVAMLPALEIAGCTQQTSLPPVTINGPAQQPQYPAQVSKPAPNTPLFITPPTMALEPQNPWKPEVETRDWEYIVIHHTASSTGSVESIHELHSKKKDKSGNAWLGIGYHFVIGNGNGMPDGAIESTFRWREQMHGAHAGNNEYNQKGIGVCLVGNFENEPPTEAQLAAVKKLVGVLKTEYHISSENVQGHRDVKATACPGKYFPMSEVAAAVDLPVYGSIPPKTPNPHTKVQLAQE
- a CDS encoding DUF255 domain-containing protein; the protein is MRVPSLIAVTLSFILITFFTQYVQGEEIKWQTNLKRAAQQARVEEKAMLIQIGASWCGFCHKMERETYRNQKVIKHVNSCFIPIRVDADQNTELVEAIGVAGLPTTVIITPQLKIVKKISGYVAAGEMTGHLNKVCLVNHERKVPVRTTEKIQKMSQNQVVSQFAFKNVCLVSMLDDQRLVEGIPNFTSEYKQRKVCFASAANKKKFDSNPDRYWPAFEGNCRVSQLEKSQLVEGDPHVGGVYREKLVFFTSADQRDRFSANPAGYLLHP
- a CDS encoding HvfC/BufC family peptide modification chaperone; this encodes MSNESRNLDQIQHWMQTVISWPTGVEAGIASEEAQSKIPLESNELETVITASTQLTSLERMGIYANAYYARLLECLSEEFPALVCAMGKTAFGAFSMEFLQKYPPTSYTLSELGAHFPQFLRETKPISEDDEFNWTDFLIEIAVLERIYSEVFDGPGIERVTPLTAEALNSIEPEAWPEVCLQMAPCFRLLQFQFPVHEYISSARQGNSPPIPEQQITYLAITRRKFIVRRESVSQSEYFLLSKLNQGLKVGDTITQFAESGLMEPDQLDAKLHVWFRHWMASGFFIDVSHA